A single window of Sphingobacteriales bacterium DNA harbors:
- the truB gene encoding tRNA pseudouridine(55) synthase TruB has translation MYNFVDGETLLIDKPLDWTSFDVVNKLKYPLKRKFGNIKIGHAGTLDPRATGLLVICTGKKTKTIDEIQQQNKTYSGCIFLGAETESYDTEKPAINQQSIAHITEQQVLDCAQTFVGEQLQYPPKHSAVKIDGKRAYSLARANIDVEVRPRLVHIYQFEITQIDLPYVYFKIECSKGTYIRTIAHDFGKKLQNVAYLFSLRREKIGNYDVKDAFQVEELAKQIDNLETT, from the coding sequence ATGTATAATTTTGTTGATGGAGAAACACTGCTGATAGACAAACCACTAGATTGGACATCTTTTGATGTTGTAAACAAACTAAAATATCCACTTAAAAGAAAATTTGGAAATATCAAAATTGGGCATGCAGGCACATTAGATCCAAGAGCAACTGGATTATTAGTAATTTGTACAGGAAAAAAAACAAAAACTATTGATGAAATACAACAGCAAAACAAAACCTATTCTGGTTGTATTTTTTTAGGCGCAGAAACAGAAAGCTACGATACAGAAAAGCCAGCCATCAATCAGCAAAGTATTGCACACATTACAGAACAACAAGTATTAGATTGTGCTCAAACATTTGTTGGAGAACAATTACAATATCCACCCAAACATTCTGCAGTAAAAATTGATGGTAAACGAGCATATTCACTAGCAAGAGCAAATATTGATGTTGAAGTAAGACCAAGATTGGTACATATCTATCAATTTGAAATTACCCAAATAGATTTGCCATATGTATATTTTAAGATAGAATGCAGCAAAGGAACTTATATTAGAACTATTGCACACGATTTTGGAAAAAAATTACAAAATGTAGCATATTTATTTTCATTAAGAAGAGAAAAGATAGGCAACTACGATGTGAAAGATGCATTTCAAGTAGAAGAATTGGCAAAGCAAATTGATAATTTGGAAACTACTTAG
- a CDS encoding RidA family protein: MTKRIIYTENAPEPIGPYSQAVLIDNTLYVSGQVAIDPFIGDVVRNGVEGETEQVMQNLKSILSAAEMNFSNVVKCSIFLKDMQDFPKVNAVYGKYFSENPPARETVEVSCLPKNVLVEISCIAVK; the protein is encoded by the coding sequence ATGACAAAAAGAATAATTTATACAGAAAATGCTCCTGAGCCAATTGGTCCATATTCACAAGCTGTATTAATAGATAATACATTGTATGTTTCTGGTCAGGTTGCTATTGATCCATTTATTGGTGATGTGGTTAGAAATGGTGTGGAAGGCGAAACTGAACAAGTAATGCAAAATTTAAAAAGCATATTGTCTGCTGCAGAAATGAATTTTAGTAATGTTGTTAAATGTTCTATTTTCTTAAAAGACATGCAAGATTTTCCGAAAGTAAATGCTGTTTATGGCAAATATTTTTCAGAAAATCCGCCTGCCCGCGAAACTGTTGAAGTAAGTTGCTTACCAAAAAATGTTTTGGTAGAAATTTCTTGTATTGCTGTGAAATAG